A window of Conger conger chromosome 13, fConCon1.1, whole genome shotgun sequence contains these coding sequences:
- the LOC133108082 gene encoding sodium- and chloride-dependent GABA transporter 2-like: MKKERESAERPLEERGQWGSKVEFLLAVAGNIVGLGNVWRFPYLCYKNGGGAFLVPYLVFAVTCGIPLFLLETAMGQYTQEGAITCWRKLCPLAEGVGYGGQLIQLYSCMSYIIILAWALFYLYFSFSSELPWASCSNTWNSDKCIDVQKLTKIPCDHTANWTNNSSSAAIEFWERRVLLISGGIEEVGSVRWELLLCLITMWVICYFCIWKGVKSTGKAVYFTATFPYLMLLVLLIRGLTLPGALQGVEFYLYPDPSRLADPQVWMEAGSQIFFSYSVGVGTLTVLGSYNTYNNNCYKDSLWLCLLNSGTSLVAGFVVFSVLGFMAHEQGVPIAEVAESGPGLAFIAYPQAVAMMPLSQLWAACFFIMIILLGLDTQFVMMEVVMTSVTDLFPKVLRRAGRREIFLLLFCLTCFVLQLVMVTQGGMYVFQLFDYYAFNGACMFFLCVFEVLPMGWLFGAERMMDVIEDMTGERPSLLFKLCWLYFTPLVTLGSFIFSVVKYQPLTFNRWYVYPDWAYVLGWLLALSSVVLVPGWSLVKLSISTGTLRQRWSDLCHPGDDLPLTRKQMAERALATTATEMEELKTN; encoded by the exons atgaagaaggagagggagtcCGCAGAAAGGCcattggaggagagggggcagtgggggagtaAGGTGGAGTTCCTCCTGGCAGTGGCAGGGAACATTGTGGGGCTGGGAAACGTGTGGAGGTTCCCATACCTCTGCTACAAGAACGGCGGCG GAGCGTTCCTTGTGCCATATCTGGTTTTTGCGGTGACCTGTGGGATACCCCTGTTCCTGCTGGAGACTGCCATGGGGCAGTACACCCAGGAGGGGGCCATCACCTGCTGGAGGAAACTGTGCCCATTGGCTGAGG gggtTGGCTATGGAGGTCAGCTGATCCAGCTTTACAGCTGCATGTCTTACATCATCATCCTGGCCTGGGCCCTCTTCTACCTCTACTTCTCCTTCAGCTCTGAGCTGCCCTGGGCCAGCTGCTCCAACACCTGGAACTCAG ATAAATGtat TGATGTGCAAAAACTGACGAAGATCCCCTGCGATCA CACTGCAAACTGGACCAACAACTCATCTTCTGCAGCCATCGAGTTTTGGGA gAGACGTGTGCTGCTGATCTCGGGGGGCATTGAGGAGGTGGGCAGCGTGAGGTGGGAGCTGCTCCTGTGCCTCATCACGATGTGGGTCATCTGCTACTTCTGCATCTGGAAGGGGGTGAAGTCTACAGGCAAG GCAGTTTATTTCACAGCTACATTCCCATACCTGATGCTTTTGGTGTTGTTGATACGAGGGCTAACTCTACCTGGAGCTCTGCAGGGGGTGGAGTTCTACCTGTACCCTGACCCCTCCCGCCTGGCAGACCCACAG gtGTGGATGGAGGCAGGATCTCAGATCTTCTTCTCCTACAGTGTTGGAGTGGGTACTCTGACTGTGCTGGGTAGCTACAACACCTATAACAACAACTGCTACAA GGACAGTTTATGGCTGTGTCTGCTGAACAGTGGGACCAGCCTGGTGGCAGGATTTGTGGTCTTTTCTGTGCTGGGGTTCATGGCACATGAGCAGGGTGTCCCCATCGCAGAAGTGGCAGAATCAG GACCTGGTCTGGCATTCATTGCGTACCCCCAAGCAGTAGCAATGATGCCCCTATCTCAGCTGTGGGCCGCCTGCTTCTTCATTATGATCATCCTGTTGGGCCTGGACACTCAG TTTGTGATGATGGAGGTGGTGATGACGTCGGTGACAGACCTGTTTCCCAAAGTACTACGGAGGGCTGGGCGCAGAGAgatcttcctcctgctcttctgccTCACCTGCTTCGTCTTGCAGCTGGTGATGGTCACACAG GGGGGGATGTATGTGTTCCAGCTCTTCGACTACTATGCCTTTAATGGGGCCTGTatgttcttcctgtgtgtgtttgaagttCTGCCCATGGGCTGGCTGTTTG GGGCGGAGCGCATGATGGATGTGATCGAGGACATGACCGGGGAACGGCCCAGCCTCCTCTTTAAGCTCTGCTGGCTCTACTTCACCCCACTGGTGACCCTG GGATCCTTCATCTTCTCTGTGGTGAAGTACCAGCCCCTGACCTTTAACCGCTGGTATGTGTATCCAGACTGGGCGTACGTGCTGGGCTGGCTGCTGGCCCTCTCCTCTGTTGTACTGGTGCCAGGGTGGAGTCTGGTCAAGCTCTCCATCAGCACTGGCActctcagacag AGATGGTCTGATCTGTGTCACCCTGGTGATGACCTCCCCCTGACCCGGAAGCAAATGGCTGAGCGAGCGCTTGCGACTACTGCCACAGAAATGGAAGAGTTGAAGACCAACTAA